From Haloplanus sp. GDY1:
TCGTCCGATCAGCTCCCCACGACGATATCGTCATGGCCGAACCCGGTCCGAAAACGGCCCCCCTCCCTAGTGAAACGCAAAGCGTCTAGAACCTCAACAGATTCTTGACGACAACAACTCCCGCGAGCATACGCATACTGCTCGGGGCTACATCACTCACCTCGCTTTTCGTCGCGAGAGACGTCGTCATCGCATCACCCAGCGAAGAGCCCGCATTACCGCGCGGCCGACCGCTCGAAAGACCCGGAGCCCGTTGAACCCACCAACGCCGTAGTCCCTACCTGTGGGATAACCGTGAATTCCGTCATGGCAGTACTGGCAGACTGTCACCAAGTTCCCAAGGTGGTGCCAGCCACCATCCCGGAGCGTCTGGCGGTGATGTGCGTGCAGAGGGACACCGCCATCCCCTGCGTGGGGGCCACTCCGCCGCCCACACTGCTGGCACGTGTAGTTATCGCGCTGGTAGACTGCCTTTCTGCGAGCATCCCAGTCCGGCGGATACTTCCCGTCGTGCGCTCGCGGATCATCATATCGACCGCTGATTCCAGATCGACCTCCAAACATGGCTAGTCGAAATCGGCGTCACCCGCAGAAGGGGCGCGTTGCTTCCCCAGATCCCCCGCCGGCTGAGATTCGCTTTCAGCGCCCGTAGAATCGACGATGTCGTCATTCGAGGACGCCAATGGGGTTTCGGACTCGATTTGCTCCAGGCGCTCGTGGAACGCGTCCTCGTTGAGGCTGGCACCACTCTCCATTTCGTGGCCGCTCGCAGCGAGCAGGTCCTGTAGTGCGAACGCCGCGACGTGCGCGAATGACGACCCATCGTGGCCGTACTGCTCGCGAGCCAGCGCCGCGACCTTCGGAGAAGTCTCTCGTGCAGTATGAA
This genomic window contains:
- a CDS encoding HNH endonuclease, which gives rise to MFGGRSGISGRYDDPRAHDGKYPPDWDARRKAVYQRDNYTCQQCGRRSGPHAGDGGVPLHAHHRQTLRDGGWHHLGNLVTVCQYCHDGIHGYPTGRDYGVGGFNGLRVFRAVGRAVMRALRWVMR